From bacterium, the proteins below share one genomic window:
- a CDS encoding glycosyltransferase yields MRVAIIHDWLTGMRGGEKVLEAFCDLFPAAPIFTLVHNRGSVSSKIESHAIRTSFLQHAPFVKNHYRNYLPLFPKAIERLQLQNYDLIISSSHCVAKGVIPAPSAFHICYCHTPMRYIWSHYDDYFGDHRVGLLKRMTLPAVRDYLCEWDVSSNQRVDQFVANSKTVADRIRKFYGRESRVIYPPVDVLFYTPDGSDRGAFNLIVSALVPYKRIEIAVEAFNRSGRSLVIVGIGPEFKKLKGMAQQNIQFLGRIEAHELRELYRKAAALIQPGEEDFGINVVEALACHCPVVALARGGAMETVLDQETGIFFNELSVSSLQAAVDKTESIRFNKPLMRETALRFSPARFKDEFQRLIPEKAPSKNGFQKK; encoded by the coding sequence ATGAGAGTTGCTATCATTCACGATTGGCTCACCGGCATGCGCGGTGGCGAAAAAGTGCTGGAGGCCTTTTGCGATTTGTTTCCGGCAGCTCCCATTTTCACGCTCGTTCATAATCGTGGATCCGTTTCGTCTAAAATCGAATCTCACGCGATTCGCACATCATTTTTGCAGCATGCTCCCTTTGTGAAAAATCATTACAGGAATTACCTTCCTCTCTTTCCGAAAGCGATCGAACGGTTGCAGCTTCAAAATTACGATCTGATCATCAGCAGCAGTCATTGCGTTGCAAAAGGCGTTATACCGGCTCCTTCGGCATTCCATATTTGCTATTGCCATACGCCGATGCGCTATATCTGGAGCCATTATGACGACTACTTTGGCGACCATCGGGTGGGTTTACTAAAACGGATGACGCTGCCGGCGGTGAGAGATTATTTATGCGAGTGGGATGTTTCCAGCAACCAGCGGGTCGACCAATTCGTAGCAAATTCCAAAACCGTTGCCGATAGAATTCGCAAATTTTACGGGCGGGAATCGCGCGTGATTTATCCACCTGTGGACGTGCTTTTCTATACTCCTGACGGGTCGGATCGCGGTGCTTTTAATCTGATCGTTTCAGCGCTCGTTCCGTACAAAAGAATCGAAATTGCGGTCGAAGCTTTCAATCGCAGCGGACGATCTCTGGTTATCGTTGGAATAGGCCCGGAGTTCAAAAAACTGAAAGGAATGGCGCAACAGAATATCCAGTTTCTTGGCCGCATCGAAGCCCATGAGCTCAGGGAGCTTTACAGAAAAGCCGCGGCTCTGATCCAGCCTGGCGAAGAGGATTTCGGCATCAATGTAGTGGAAGCTCTTGCGTGTCATTGCCCGGTTGTGGCTCTGGCGCGTGGGGGTGCTATGGAAACGGTTCTAGATCAGGAAACCGGTATATTTTTCAATGAGTTAAGTGTCTCTTCTCTCCAAGCGGCAGTTGACAAGACTGAGTCGATACGCTTTAATAAACCGCTTATGCGCGAGACGGCCCTGCGCTTTTCCCCCGCGCGATTCAAGGATGAATTTCAGAGGCTGATTCCGGAAAAAGCTCCTTCAAAAAATGGTTTCCAGAAAAAGTAA
- a CDS encoding glycosyltransferase family 4 protein, with protein sequence MRIGIDVRKIADYGIGTHIRNVVLPAASLAQGHEFIFYYDPSNTIDVRPSFRWIEEPSGKYSVWEHFSLARKAKANGVQLFHSPHYTLPLMVDCPSIVTIHDVIHLKFPEYFPGWKVQAAKYVMKQAAQKARRIIAVSETTRKDLLQWFPGIAEKIRIIYNRLPQEWFQPPPAIDLNHLGIPADFLLYVGNFKKHKGIETLIQAYSRRANLPPLVLVGQGHQMDHELSARILSTPNVRLLGFADAKFLRKLYAQALLFVFPSLYEGFGYPPLEAMASGCCVLSSDAPAMKEVLGSAAEFFERGNAEELLSKIQLLLSDGERRNALRNSGLQQAKKFATDESPRRLLEEWNRI encoded by the coding sequence TTGAGAATCGGAATTGATGTGCGGAAAATTGCGGATTACGGCATCGGCACTCATATTCGAAATGTTGTTCTGCCTGCCGCGTCCCTCGCGCAGGGCCACGAATTCATTTTCTACTATGACCCTTCTAATACGATAGATGTTCGTCCTTCCTTTCGCTGGATTGAAGAACCATCCGGAAAATATTCCGTCTGGGAGCATTTTTCTCTTGCGCGAAAAGCCAAAGCGAATGGAGTGCAACTGTTCCATTCGCCGCATTACACCTTGCCTTTGATGGTGGATTGTCCTTCCATCGTGACGATTCACGACGTGATTCACCTGAAGTTTCCGGAGTACTTTCCCGGCTGGAAGGTGCAGGCGGCAAAGTATGTGATGAAACAGGCAGCTCAGAAAGCCAGAAGGATCATTGCTGTTTCCGAAACGACTCGTAAAGATTTGCTGCAATGGTTTCCCGGAATCGCAGAGAAGATAAGGATAATCTATAACCGCCTTCCGCAAGAGTGGTTCCAACCTCCTCCTGCGATCGATCTCAATCATCTGGGAATCCCCGCGGATTTCCTTTTGTATGTCGGCAATTTTAAGAAGCACAAAGGAATCGAGACACTCATCCAAGCTTACAGCAGGCGCGCAAACCTCCCGCCGCTTGTGCTTGTGGGTCAGGGGCATCAAATGGATCATGAGTTGTCAGCCAGGATTCTGAGCACACCAAACGTGAGGCTACTTGGATTTGCGGATGCAAAGTTTTTGCGAAAACTATATGCACAGGCTCTTCTTTTTGTGTTTCCTTCTCTTTATGAAGGATTCGGTTATCCGCCACTGGAAGCCATGGCGTCCGGTTGTTGCGTCCTCAGTTCGGACGCCCCGGCGATGAAAGAAGTTCTCGGTAGCGCAGCAGAATTCTTCGAGCGGGGGAACGCAGAAGAGCTTCTGTCAAAAATACAACTATTGTTATCGGATGGCGAAAGAAGGAACGCTTTGAGAAATTCGGGTTTACAGCAGGCTAAGAAGTTTGCAACCGACGAATCCCCCCGGAGACTTTTAGAAGAGTGGAACAGAATTTGA
- a CDS encoding glycosyltransferase family 2 protein: MPPEVSVITVYYNSPDEVLALHQSMQKHLPPGQWEWIVADNNSHEDLSERLPGAIYLRFPANYGFATANNKAAEKASTPYLFFVNPDCVWIENCIPPLMDAMKQAAVAGPRVINEDGSVQLSFGPFLSIRNEFKQRKRMQQEKTEQVQSWIRQKGQFSPDYVSGCALLISKKLYDEIGGFDEKFFLYEEDVDLCKRVRDLGLLIVYVPSATILHKRNRSVRQESERSDREYRKSQRYYYAKHHGWFQNALLKLYLRFL, translated from the coding sequence TTGCCGCCGGAAGTTAGCGTTATTACCGTGTATTACAATTCGCCGGATGAGGTTCTTGCTCTTCATCAATCCATGCAAAAACATCTTCCTCCGGGACAATGGGAATGGATCGTAGCCGATAATAACTCCCACGAAGATCTTTCTGAACGACTGCCGGGCGCCATCTACCTGCGGTTTCCGGCAAATTATGGATTTGCAACAGCCAATAACAAGGCTGCTGAAAAAGCTTCGACACCGTATCTGTTTTTTGTGAATCCGGATTGCGTATGGATCGAAAACTGCATTCCTCCGCTGATGGACGCAATGAAGCAGGCTGCCGTGGCCGGCCCCAGGGTGATCAATGAAGATGGAAGCGTACAATTATCATTCGGACCGTTTCTGTCTATTCGCAATGAATTCAAGCAGAGAAAACGAATGCAACAGGAAAAAACCGAACAGGTCCAGAGCTGGATTCGACAGAAGGGACAATTTTCTCCGGACTACGTCAGTGGATGCGCGCTGCTGATCTCCAAAAAACTATACGATGAGATCGGAGGTTTTGATGAAAAGTTTTTTCTGTACGAAGAGGATGTCGATCTATGCAAGCGTGTGCGCGATCTGGGATTGCTTATCGTCTATGTGCCTTCAGCAACGATTCTTCATAAACGGAATAGAAGCGTCCGGCAGGAAAGTGAGCGCTCCGATCGGGAGTATCGCAAAAGCCAGCGCTATTACTATGCGAAACATCATGGCTGGTTCCAGAACGCGCTGCTGAAACTTTATTTGCGCTTTTTGTAG